In Ascaphus truei isolate aAscTru1 chromosome 7, aAscTru1.hap1, whole genome shotgun sequence, one genomic interval encodes:
- the NKPD1 gene encoding LOW QUALITY PROTEIN: NTPase KAP family P-loop domain-containing protein 1 (The sequence of the model RefSeq protein was modified relative to this genomic sequence to represent the inferred CDS: inserted 2 bases in 2 codons), producing MDRMTSQGKQTEDDIYCACLSKSLCQISTPVTVGLYAPFGGRVYMLLDRITKCMREEALRITEKEVTDSGQVPRKPEGLGFFRLLWYLLFYCPVITQQHLERKSTQFIFVPFSAWQYAGSDRLWXGLVTTLCDRVRRHFGAFPQSVFNVLGSXTQEDLGIDVNEWIFKKSFCIKLVVTLLVLFIGLLLLLVPVRSRSGEGEEKVSTVFGGLATVVSGSGIIMTLYKLGKSIMVSQKQKIERLVNSQKFSTQMGFMSEVKKEVELITQVVQCMEIFQRQKIRVVLHITSLELCAPDKVVGVLDAMNTLLSDRRAPFISILVVDPSIIVTCLENASSLKGMADNGYMFLNRTVTLPFSVPALGKKTKLQLLKKAVQRTEDLIDWPCRNDATRATKTGISESVKLLRDELSGQEEEEEQETQISFQPGRYIQETFYALYSEREVLHEYIPDSISQMKRIVNTIPVTVHLMMLSYIPLNNMSAKAVAAWVVLCNQWPCRLSWVLQCLEDEEQSGSKEGFCSCLLWEVFKEYSKELFSMKAGLKNLLDLDADPEIFQKFLSQD from the exons ATGGATAGAATGACATCACAAG GTAAGCAGACAGAAGATGACATATACTGCGCTTGTCTGTCAAAATCATTATGTCAGATTTCTACACCGGTCACAGTCGGTTTATACGCCCCTTTTGGTGGCCGAGTGTACATGCTGCTGGATCGTATAACCA AGTGCATGAGGGAGGAGGCCTTGCGCATAACAGAGAAAGAAGTGACAGACTCAGGACAGGTCCCCAGGAAACCTGAGGGTTTGGGCTTCTTCCGCCTACTCTGGTACCTCCTCTTCTACTGCCCTGTGATCACTCAGCAACACCTGGAACGCAAAAGCACCCAGTTCATCTTTGTGCCCTTTAGTGCCTGGCAGTATGCAGGCAGCGACCGGCTTT GCGGCCTGGTTACCACCTTGTGTGACCGTGTCCGGCGACACTTCGGAGCCTTCCCTCAGAGTGTCTTCAATGTCCTCGGAT CCACCCAAGAGGATCTTGGGATAGATGTCAATGAGTGGATCTTCAAGAAGTCTTTCTGTATCAAGTTAGTGGTCACCCTGCTCGTGCTTTTCATTGGGTTGCTCCTTCTCTTGGTGCCAGTGAGATCCAGGAGCGGGGAGGGCGAGGAGAAGGTCTCAACTGTCTTCGGGGGCCTAGCCACGGTAGTGTCTGGCTCAGGCATCATCATGACGCTCTACAAGCTGGGCAAGAGCATCATGGTCAGCCAGAAGCAGAAGATTGAGCGTTTGGTCAATAGCCAGAAATTTAGCACCCAGATGGGCTTCATGAGCGAGGTTAAGAAGGAGGTGGAATTGATCACCCAGGTGGTACAGTGCATGGAGATCTTCCAGCGACAGAAGATCCGTGTGGTCCTGCACATCACCAGCCTGGAGCTCTGCGCCCCGGACAAGGTAGTAGGGGTGCTGGATGCTATGAACACACTGCTGTCCGACCGCAGGGCTCCCTTCATCTCCATATTAGTGGTGGACCCCAGCATTATCGTCACTTGCCTGGAAAACGCTAGCTCGCTCAAAGGCATGGCTGACAATGGCTACATGTTTCTCAACCGCACCGTGACCCTGCCCTTCTCCGTGCCAGCACTGGGCAAGAAGACCAAGCTACAACTCCTGAAAAAGGCTGTGCAGAGGACAGAAGACCTCATAGACTGGCCCTGCCGGAATGACGCCACCCGCGCCACCAAAACGGGCATCTCCGAGTCCGTGAAGCTGCTGAGGGATGAGCTTTCAGgacaggaggaagaagaggagcagGAGACACAGATCTCCTTCCAACCGGGGCGCTACATTCAGGAGACCTTCTATGCCCTGTACAGTGAGCGGGAGGTCCTCCACGAATACATCCCCGACAGCATCTCGCAGATGAAGCGAATTGTCAATACCATCCCGGTCACGGTTCACCTGATGATGCTTAGCTACATCCCATTGAACAACATGTCTGCCAAGGCCGTGGCTGCATGGGTCGTCCTCTGCAACCAATGGCCATGCCGACTAAGTTGGGTGCTCCAGTGTCTGGAGGATGAGGAGCAGAGTGGTTCAAAAGAAGGGTTCTGCAGCTGTCTCCTCTGGGAGGTCTTCAAAGAGTACAGCAAGGAGCTCTTCTCCATGAAGGCCGGACTCAAGAACCTCCTGGACCTGGACGCAGACCCGGAAATCTTCCAGAAGTTCTTGTCCCAGGAT